In the genome of Lynx canadensis isolate LIC74 chromosome F1, mLynCan4.pri.v2, whole genome shotgun sequence, one region contains:
- the DUSP12 gene encoding dual specificity protein phosphatase 12 — protein sequence MVGPLAARPPAAAMLEAQGGSHGCPRPGDSRSGASSAGQMLEVRPGLYLGGAAAAAEPDHLREAGITAVLTVDSEEPDFRSGAGIEGLRRLFVPALDKPETDLLSHLDRCVAFIGQARDEGRATLVHCHAGVSRSVAIITAFLMKTDQLTFEKAYENLQTIKPEAKMNEGFEWQLKLYQAMGYEVDTSSAVYKQYRLQKVTEKYPELQNLPQELFAVDPTTVSQGLKDEVLYKCRKCRRSLFRSSSILDHNEGSGPIAFAHKRVTPSLMLTTGGQAQCTSYFIEPVQWMESALLGVMDGQLLCPKCNAKLGSFNWYGEQCSCGRWITPAFQIHKNRVDEMKTLPVLGSQTRKI from the exons ATGGTAGGGCCCCTGGCCGCTCGGCCTCCGGCCGCCGCCATGTTGGAGGCGCAGGGAGGGAGTCATGGCTGCCCGCGGCCGGGTGACAGTCGGAGCGGGGCCAGCTCCGCCGGGCAGATGCTGGAGGTGCGGCCGGGGCTGTACCTGGGTGGAGCCGCGGCCGCGGCGGAGCCGGACCACCTGAGGGAGGCGGGCATCACGGCCGTGCTGACGGTGGACTCGGAGGAGCCCGACTTCAGGTCGGGCGCCGGGATCGAGGGTCTACGGCGCCTGTTTGTGCCGGCGCTGGACAAGCCCGAAACTGACCTGCTCAGCCATCTGGACCGGTGTGTGGCCTTCATCGGCCAGGCCCGCGACGAGGGCCGCGCGACGTTGGTGCACTG TCATGCAGGAGTCAGTCGAAGTGTGGCTATAATAACTGCTTTTCTGATGAAGACTGACCAGCTTACCTTTGAAAAAGCCTATGAAAATCTCCAGACCATCAAACCAGAGGCTAA GATGAATGAGGGATTTGAGTGGCAACTAAAATTATACCAGGCAATGGGATATGAAGTAGATACTTCGAGTGCAGTTTATAAGCAGTATCGTTTACAAAAGGTTACAGAAAAGTATCCAG AATTACAGAACTTACCTCAAGAACTCTTTGCTGTCGACCCAACGACCGTTTCACAAGGATTGAAAGACGAGGTTCTCTACAAATGTAGAAAGTGcag GCGATCTTTATTTCGAAGTTCTAGCATTTTGGATCATAATGAAGGAAGTGGTCCTATAGCCTTTGCCCACAAGAGAGTGACGCCATCTTTGATGCTCACCACAGGGGGTCAGGCTCAATGTACATCGTATTTCATTGAACCTGTACAGTGGATGGAATCTGCCTTGCTGGGCGTGATGGATGGACAG CTTCTTTGCCCCAAATGCAATGCCAAGTTGGGTTCTTTCAATTGGTATGGTGAACAGTGCTCCTGTGGTAGATGGATAACACCTGCTTTTCAAATACATAAGAATAGAGTGGATGAAATGAAGACGCTGCCGGTTTTGGGATCACAGACAAGAAAAATTTGA